Genomic window (Drosophila albomicans strain 15112-1751.03 chromosome X, ASM965048v2, whole genome shotgun sequence):
AAAATACACACTTGGTTAaatctattaaatataaacattgcGCATGCATGGACGTAGGCAATAAACAATGTAAATAAAGTTCAGagaaaatttaagtaaaacaaaGCAATGCTTTCTCAAAATGCTAATGATATagctaaaaataaagtgtGCATAACATTTAAGtaataacaaaattcaaaattcgtTGGCACCCCTTTGGAAGCATGTGATGACTACGCTGCTGAGCTCgcgttaatttaaataatagtcAGCTGACGcctgttgtatttttttttttgcagcaaaACTACTGCTAACAAACAGAACGACAACGGCGATGTCACCCAGAAATAACCATGATCCGACGTCCTCCGGCGGTGATTCGGGCAACACAAATGTGCAGGAGGCCGATCTACaaggtaaaaataaaacattcaaatttgttgccCAATTTGGGAATGTTTGTCTAATGCTCGTCTTTTTGGGCATTCTACAGAGATGGAGGACGTTAATCAGAGTCTAGATGCCTTGAGTTGCGCCCTGGACGCTGTGGAGCAGCGCACCGATGACATTCTGTCCCAGTTGCGTGTGCTCTTGGACTCGAATCGCGAGATTCGTCGTCAGCTGGCGCAGGAAAAAGACAATGCCACCGAAGAGGAGGACCACCaagatgacgacgatgacgagaTGGAGGGCGGGCAAGAGGGCGTGGCAGGCGTCAATTAATTGACACACAGTTGTATAAACTAACAGTTATTCTTTCTATACACAACATTTATTGTttcttaacaaatttattgatttctatatatgatatatatgtaataattGTTACAACTACTTTTTGcgatttctatttttgttcttctttttgctgGACACTTGGCCCGCGATTTGCTCCACTTTCATGTTCACCAAAGCCTTCGCTTCACGCTTAAGACGTGCATTCTCAGCACGCAAGCTGGCCAGTTCTG
Coding sequences:
- the LOC117574152 gene encoding UPF0184 protein CG14818; the protein is MDVGNKQSKLLLTNRTTTAMSPRNNHDPTSSGGDSGNTNVQEADLQEMEDVNQSLDALSCALDAVEQRTDDILSQLRVLLDSNREIRRQLAQEKDNATEEEDHQDDDDDEMEGGQEGVAGVN